A region from the Acipenser ruthenus chromosome 49, fAciRut3.2 maternal haplotype, whole genome shotgun sequence genome encodes:
- the LOC117966365 gene encoding E3 ubiquitin-protein ligase MARCHF2 translates to MTTGECCHLPGSLCDCTGNAALSKTVEESDIRRAQYVTQVTAKDGRLLSTVIKALGTQSDGPICRICHEGGSGEGLLSPCDCTGTLGTVHKSCLEKWLSSSNTSYCELCHTEFTVERRPRPLTEWLRDPGPRNEKRTLFCDMVCFLFITPLAAISGWLCLRGAQDHLQFNSRLEAVGLIALTIALFTIYVLWTLVSFRYHCQLYTEWRRTNQKVCLMIPDAKGAHSTQQSLLSAKLMKKTADETIV, encoded by the exons ATGACCACAGGAGAGTGCTGCCATCTGCCCGGCTCGCTGTGTGACTGCACTGGCAACGCGGCACTGTCCAAAACCGTGGAGGAGTCCGACATCCGAAGGGCGCAGTACGTCACACAGGTCACTGCCAAGGACGGCAGGCTCCTGTCCACAGTCATCAAAGCGCTGGGGACACAAAG CGACGGGCCCATTTGCCGAATCTGCCATGAGGGGGGCAGTGGGGAAGGGCTGCTCTCCCCATGCGATTGCACTGGGACCCTGGGCACTGTCCACAAGAGCTGCCTGGAGAAGTGGCTCTCCTCCTCCAACACCAGCTACTGTGAGCTGTGCCACACAGAGTTCACTGTGGAGAGGAGGCCCAGGCCCCTGACCGAG TGGCTACGAGACCCCGGCCCACGCAACGAGAAGAGGACGCTGTTCTGTGACATGGTGTGCTTCCTCTTCATCACCCCGCTGGCTGCCATCTCGGGCTGGCTGTGTCTGCGGGGTGCCCAGGACCACCTCCAGTTCAACAGTCGGCTGGAGGCCGTGGGGCTCATCGCGCTCACCATTGCACTTTTCACCATCTACGTCCTCTGGACTCTG GTTTCATTCCGCTATCACTGTCAGCTGTATACGGAATGGAGGCGAACCAATCAGAAGGTCTGCCTGATGATTCCTGACGCCAAGGGCGCACACTCTACCCAGCAGTCCTTGCTCTCTGCCAAGCTGATGAAGAAGACGGCTGACGAGACCATCGTATGA